A genome region from Candidatus Manganitrophus noduliformans includes the following:
- a CDS encoding hybrid sensor histidine kinase/response regulator has protein sequence MPKKRGEAKVNILLVDDHPENLVALEAVLDSPEYTLVKAATGMEALKLLLKDDFGLILLDVFMPGLNGFETAAMIRERPKTRNIPIIFITAVNKAETDAARGYSLGAVDYIIKPFDPDTLKSKVSALVDLYKKGNKLKQQLGQLEKLSQERYRNLANAIPQIVWIARPNGMVDFFNQQWFSYTGLPFEQSEGWGWKKVIHPEDLQYYLDRWGETLKIGIPFEIHCRLKRADGAYRWHLVRALPERDQHDQTMAWLGTSTDIDDQKRAEGVLRQKTVEAEEANRIKSEFVSNVSHELRTPLNAIIGYASLLLQGTYGEVNDPQRPPVEGIQRNASELLSLINNLLDLSKMESGKVPLVIEPVDLNRLLPDVFENLKGLMNGKQIEVRWDIQQGLIPIRTDRLKVRQVVLNLISNAIKFTEAGSIAISASNVNRGVQFSIGDTGVGMKREDLPYIFDPFRQIDGSMTRKVGGSGLGLTIVKNALTLLHGRIDVQSEYGRGSTFTVFLPERFPGAVEPDGMEKQLQR, from the coding sequence ATGCCGAAGAAAAGGGGGGAAGCAAAAGTGAATATATTGCTGGTCGACGACCATCCGGAGAATCTGGTTGCGCTTGAAGCGGTGCTCGACTCTCCGGAATACACCCTCGTGAAAGCGGCGACCGGTATGGAGGCGCTTAAACTTCTTTTGAAGGACGACTTCGGCTTGATCCTCCTGGATGTCTTCATGCCGGGCCTCAACGGATTCGAGACCGCCGCGATGATCCGCGAGCGGCCGAAAACCCGCAACATCCCGATTATTTTCATTACCGCGGTCAACAAGGCCGAAACCGACGCCGCCCGGGGATACTCTCTCGGTGCGGTCGATTACATCATCAAGCCGTTCGATCCGGACACGTTAAAATCGAAGGTGTCGGCCCTGGTCGATCTCTATAAGAAGGGGAACAAGCTAAAGCAGCAGCTCGGCCAGTTGGAGAAACTCTCGCAGGAGCGCTACCGAAATCTCGCCAATGCGATCCCGCAGATCGTCTGGATCGCCCGTCCGAACGGGATGGTCGATTTTTTCAATCAGCAATGGTTCTCATATACCGGTCTGCCCTTCGAGCAGAGCGAGGGGTGGGGATGGAAAAAGGTGATCCACCCCGAGGACCTTCAATATTATCTCGATCGATGGGGGGAGACATTGAAGATCGGCATCCCTTTCGAGATCCATTGCCGCCTCAAGCGGGCCGACGGGGCGTATCGATGGCATTTGGTTCGCGCCTTGCCTGAAAGGGATCAGCACGACCAGACGATGGCCTGGCTGGGAACCAGCACCGACATCGACGATCAAAAAAGAGCGGAAGGGGTGTTGCGGCAGAAGACGGTGGAGGCGGAAGAGGCGAACCGGATCAAATCGGAGTTTGTCTCCAACGTCTCTCACGAGCTGCGGACCCCGCTGAATGCCATCATCGGGTATGCTTCTCTTTTGCTCCAGGGGACCTACGGGGAGGTGAATGACCCTCAACGTCCGCCGGTGGAGGGGATTCAGAGAAACGCATCGGAGCTTCTGAGTCTGATCAATAACCTGCTCGACCTTTCCAAAATGGAATCGGGCAAGGTTCCGCTTGTCATCGAGCCGGTCGACCTAAATCGCCTTCTGCCCGACGTTTTTGAAAATCTCAAAGGGCTGATGAACGGGAAACAAATCGAAGTCCGATGGGATATTCAGCAAGGGCTCATCCCGATTCGGACCGATCGGTTGAAAGTCCGGCAGGTCGTATTGAATCTTATTTCCAACGCGATCAAATTTACGGAAGCGGGATCGATCGCCATTTCGGCGTCCAATGTCAACCGGGGCGTGCAGTTTTCAATCGGAGATACCGGCGTGGGGATGAAACGAGAAGACCTTCCTTACATCTTCGATCCCTTCCGGCAGATCGACGGCTCGATGACCCGAAAGGTCGGAGGAAGCGGCTTGGGGTTGACGATCGTCAAAAACGCGCTGACCCTCCTCCATGGGAGGATCGATGTTCAAAGCGAATACGGAAGGGGATCGACCTTCACGGTTTTTTTGCCGGAGCGCTTTCCCGGCGCGGTTGAACCGGATGGGATGGAAAAGCAGCTACAGCGATGA
- a CDS encoding CDGSH iron-sulfur domain-containing protein: protein MSDPTIAQRMPYVQEVEPGTYYWCRCGRSKAQPFCDGSHKGTEFSPLEVKIEQKKKVAWCGCKHSANKPFCDGTHSGLK from the coding sequence ATGTCGGATCCGACGATTGCGCAACGCATGCCTTATGTTCAGGAAGTGGAGCCGGGGACGTATTATTGGTGCCGCTGCGGGAGATCGAAAGCCCAGCCGTTCTGCGACGGCTCTCACAAAGGGACGGAGTTCAGCCCGCTTGAGGTGAAGATCGAGCAGAAGAAAAAGGTCGCCTGGTGCGGCTGCAAGCATTCCGCCAACAAGCCCTTCTGCGACGGCACGCACTCCGGACTGAAATAA
- a CDS encoding FAD-binding and (Fe-S)-binding domain-containing protein — protein MAFDLKKLQQTLGTAKILSDPPAITAYSIDASIYKVVPQAVAVIESRDDLEKVLHYAKEHRVPLTARSGGTNLTGNAVGEGIILEFSHLNQILEVNEQARWARVQPGIVFAELNKRLARRGWMFAPDPSSGDMCKLGGMLGNNAAGPHTLKYGATRDNVLEMEVLLSNGHWITAKEYRLDDPHFQKLLVENPFLKDLIELIRRNSDLIQSKRPKVSKNSSGYNLFDLADGLARGVFPLHQLLIGSEGTLGLAVEAKIKLVPKPAETATALIYFDRLSEIGDAVNALLPLAPSALEMMDANSLDLVGRARFGIPKQAAAMLLVEFDASPRAKMEAVHRAIAQYHLSAPMTEAFDPENQAELWRVRKAMYPTLYNYDAKKKPINFADDVVVAADRIPELIAYLDRLFSEKGVAVAIYGHIGNGNAHINPLLNVNDPVDFEKMVALSHEIHQTVIDRFGGSLCGEHGDGRVRAEFVKDLYGPELYTLFKRVKTLFDPKYLLNPGVKISETPFTEKIDLERLAKQCATCGKCNSVCPVYDVAGEESNAARGWFHIVTAPDYTYEKSSRIVEACVNCKSCRTVCPAGIDVSELILKKREEHPNPVAGMAFRLQSKRSLFEGLLKLSAWTQPIWDNRIGRFFIEHLTRPVLRGLAPTARIPSDMTLPKLAKRHLRERYPALTESDSPIAYFHGCAADYFDDGVGDAVIEVLKKNGVEAALPPQRCSGTPIQTYGWIDRVRENARFNIASLERFEKVVTGCASCTFMLKDYESILPPDEQEEAKRLAAKVVHISEFLAGTVPVKEMPSSSGKKKKVTYHSSCHLRAAGVSKPPRDLLRRNPNFEFVEMADADRCAGGAGTFCVKNPKQSAAIFERKRRGIEESGAEIVATSCPACMIQLQNGLKGKVEVKHIAQLMNEEEKPDG, from the coding sequence ATGGCGTTTGATCTAAAAAAACTTCAGCAGACATTGGGAACGGCGAAAATCCTCTCCGACCCTCCCGCCATCACCGCCTATTCGATCGACGCCAGCATCTACAAGGTCGTTCCCCAAGCGGTGGCCGTCATCGAATCGCGGGACGATCTTGAAAAAGTGCTCCACTATGCCAAGGAGCATCGCGTTCCGCTGACCGCCCGGAGCGGCGGGACCAATCTCACCGGCAATGCGGTGGGGGAGGGGATCATTCTCGAATTCTCCCATCTCAATCAGATTTTGGAAGTCAACGAGCAGGCCCGCTGGGCCCGGGTTCAGCCGGGGATCGTTTTCGCCGAGTTGAACAAGCGGCTGGCGAGGCGGGGATGGATGTTCGCCCCCGATCCGTCGAGCGGCGACATGTGCAAGCTCGGCGGAATGCTCGGGAACAACGCCGCCGGACCCCACACGCTGAAATACGGCGCCACCCGCGACAACGTCCTGGAGATGGAAGTTCTTCTGTCGAACGGCCATTGGATCACCGCCAAAGAGTACCGGCTCGATGATCCGCATTTCCAGAAGCTCCTGGTTGAGAATCCCTTCTTGAAAGATCTGATCGAGCTGATCCGGCGGAACAGCGACCTGATCCAATCGAAGCGGCCGAAGGTGTCGAAGAACTCCAGCGGGTACAACCTCTTCGATCTTGCCGACGGATTGGCGCGCGGCGTCTTCCCGCTCCACCAGCTCCTCATCGGAAGCGAGGGGACGCTGGGGCTGGCGGTCGAAGCGAAGATCAAGCTGGTTCCCAAACCGGCGGAAACCGCCACGGCCCTTATCTACTTCGACCGGCTCTCCGAGATCGGCGACGCGGTCAATGCCCTCCTCCCCCTGGCGCCGAGCGCTTTGGAGATGATGGACGCCAACTCGCTCGACCTCGTCGGCCGCGCCCGCTTCGGCATCCCGAAGCAGGCGGCGGCGATGTTGCTGGTGGAGTTCGACGCGTCGCCCCGGGCGAAGATGGAAGCGGTCCACCGGGCGATCGCGCAGTATCATCTGAGCGCCCCCATGACCGAAGCGTTCGACCCCGAAAATCAGGCCGAGCTCTGGCGGGTCCGGAAGGCGATGTATCCGACCCTATATAACTACGACGCCAAGAAGAAGCCGATCAACTTCGCCGACGATGTCGTTGTCGCCGCCGACCGGATTCCGGAGCTGATCGCCTATCTCGACCGGCTCTTTTCCGAGAAGGGGGTGGCGGTGGCGATCTACGGCCACATCGGCAACGGCAACGCCCACATCAATCCCTTGCTGAACGTGAACGATCCGGTCGACTTTGAAAAGATGGTCGCCCTCTCTCACGAGATCCATCAAACCGTCATCGACCGCTTCGGCGGCTCGCTCTGCGGGGAGCATGGCGACGGGCGGGTGCGGGCCGAGTTCGTCAAAGATCTCTACGGCCCGGAGCTTTATACCCTCTTCAAGCGGGTGAAGACCCTCTTCGATCCGAAATATCTCCTCAATCCCGGCGTGAAGATCAGCGAAACACCGTTCACCGAGAAGATCGATCTCGAACGGCTCGCCAAGCAGTGCGCCACCTGCGGGAAGTGTAACTCGGTCTGCCCGGTCTACGATGTCGCCGGGGAGGAGTCGAATGCCGCGCGGGGGTGGTTCCACATCGTGACCGCGCCCGATTACACCTACGAGAAGTCGTCCCGCATCGTGGAAGCGTGCGTCAACTGCAAATCGTGTCGGACCGTCTGCCCCGCCGGAATCGACGTCTCGGAGCTGATTTTAAAGAAACGGGAAGAACATCCCAACCCGGTGGCGGGAATGGCCTTCCGGCTCCAATCAAAGCGCTCATTATTCGAGGGCCTGCTGAAGCTGTCCGCCTGGACGCAGCCGATCTGGGACAATCGGATCGGCCGATTCTTTATCGAGCATTTGACCCGGCCGGTCCTGAGGGGGCTGGCGCCGACGGCGCGGATTCCGTCCGACATGACCTTGCCGAAGTTGGCGAAGCGGCATTTGCGCGAGCGTTATCCCGCGCTGACCGAGTCCGACAGTCCGATCGCCTACTTCCACGGCTGCGCCGCCGACTACTTCGACGACGGCGTCGGGGACGCGGTGATCGAGGTGCTCAAAAAAAACGGGGTGGAGGCGGCGCTCCCGCCGCAGCGCTGCTCCGGAACGCCGATTCAGACCTACGGCTGGATCGACCGGGTCCGGGAGAACGCCCGGTTCAACATCGCCTCCCTCGAACGGTTCGAGAAGGTTGTCACCGGCTGCGCCTCTTGCACCTTCATGTTGAAAGACTATGAAAGCATTCTCCCTCCCGACGAACAGGAGGAGGCGAAGCGCCTCGCGGCGAAGGTGGTCCATATCTCGGAATTCCTGGCCGGCACGGTTCCGGTCAAAGAGATGCCGTCTTCATCCGGAAAAAAGAAAAAAGTCACTTATCATTCTTCCTGTCATCTCCGGGCGGCGGGGGTGAGTAAGCCGCCGCGGGATCTTCTCCGTCGAAATCCGAATTTCGAGTTCGTCGAGATGGCCGACGCCGACCGCTGCGCCGGCGGCGCGGGAACGTTCTGCGTCAAAAATCCGAAACAGTCGGCGGCGATCTTCGAGCGGAAGCGGCGCGGGATCGAGGAGAGCGGGGCGGAGATCGTCGCCACCTCCTGCCCCGCTTGCATGATCCAGCTTCAGAACGGCCTGAAGGGAAAGGTGGAGGTGAAGCACATCGCCCAATTGATGAACGAAGAGGAAAAGCCGGATGGGTGA
- a CDS encoding thiol-disulfide oxidoreductase DCC family protein, protein MGETTSSRNVLIYDAECRLCVSSKEWVERWDRRRRITFLPFQTAEAKEQLPDLAGMACMDAMRFIDAQGQVTSGVDAFRRMLPLLPFGRLLSLLFYLPGVPRLAAVIYHHVAENRYRWFGRAH, encoded by the coding sequence ATGGGTGAAACGACGTCTTCCCGCAATGTTCTCATCTACGATGCCGAGTGCCGGCTTTGCGTCTCTTCAAAAGAGTGGGTCGAGCGATGGGATCGGCGGCGCCGGATCACCTTCCTTCCGTTTCAAACGGCCGAAGCAAAGGAGCAGCTCCCCGATTTAGCGGGGATGGCCTGCATGGATGCGATGCGTTTTATCGATGCGCAAGGACAGGTCACCTCCGGGGTGGACGCTTTCCGGAGAATGCTTCCCCTCCTCCCCTTCGGACGGCTTCTTTCCCTCCTTTTTTATCTTCCGGGGGTCCCCCGGCTGGCGGCCGTGATTTACCATCATGTCGCCGAGAACCGCTATCGCTGGTTCGGCCGGGCCCATTGA
- a CDS encoding PAS domain S-box protein, with protein MFAQLFTPTQYFFNVYAIPVFAAAAATFLFGAAVLIHERGSRVGRLFSYMTFTGGVWLFSFSWMYSAVAEDVALVWAKAGYLAVTFLPSFIYDFSIVSLHLECQRRVWRWIIWSFSVLFALSVLLSDFLVEGVYDYWWGYYPKVAWLSIPFLLFFFGIMFLSLWEYDGQFRNAVPSVHRERTKSFLKAFGVGYFASFDFLANYGVPLYPFGYIPIFIFFLIMAKTIRRYRLIDMSPGLTADQIVSPTADLLIVCDAEGTIQRVNRTTCATLGYSERELIGKPVGSLAWRSSGLEERIQAMIRGISLGDEKILFCGKEGGMVELRVSLSPLGDREFLPTGVVIIGRDLSEHDAPEMPAQG; from the coding sequence ATGTTTGCGCAACTTTTTACCCCAACTCAGTATTTCTTCAACGTTTATGCGATTCCGGTGTTCGCGGCGGCCGCCGCGACGTTTTTATTCGGAGCGGCTGTCCTGATCCATGAGCGGGGGAGCAGAGTCGGCCGGCTTTTTTCCTACATGACCTTCACGGGGGGTGTTTGGCTTTTCTCCTTTTCCTGGATGTACTCTGCCGTCGCGGAGGATGTCGCCCTGGTTTGGGCGAAGGCCGGATATCTGGCTGTGACGTTCCTTCCTTCCTTCATTTATGATTTCTCCATCGTTTCCCTTCACCTGGAATGTCAGCGGCGGGTTTGGAGATGGATCATCTGGTCTTTCTCCGTGCTTTTTGCGTTGTCGGTTCTTTTGTCCGATTTCCTCGTCGAGGGGGTCTATGACTACTGGTGGGGTTATTATCCCAAGGTGGCTTGGCTGAGCATTCCCTTCCTGCTCTTTTTCTTCGGGATCATGTTTCTGAGCCTTTGGGAATACGACGGTCAATTTCGCAACGCGGTCCCGAGTGTTCATCGGGAGCGGACCAAATCTTTTCTGAAAGCGTTTGGGGTCGGCTATTTCGCTTCATTCGATTTCCTGGCGAATTATGGCGTTCCGCTTTATCCCTTCGGTTATATCCCGATCTTCATTTTTTTCCTGATCATGGCCAAAACAATCCGCCGGTACCGGCTGATCGACATGTCGCCCGGTCTTACCGCAGATCAGATCGTCTCGCCGACGGCCGATCTTCTCATTGTCTGCGATGCGGAAGGGACGATTCAACGTGTGAATCGGACGACCTGTGCGACGCTCGGTTATTCCGAAAGAGAGCTGATCGGAAAGCCGGTCGGCTCTCTCGCGTGGCGTTCTTCCGGACTGGAAGAACGGATTCAGGCGATGATCAGGGGGATCTCATTGGGAGACGAGAAAATACTCTTCTGCGGGAAAGAAGGGGGAATGGTTGAACTTCGCGTCTCCCTCTCCCCGTTAGGGGACAGGGAGTTTCTCCCGACGGGCGTGGTGATTATCGGGCGGGACCTGTCGGAGCATGACGCCCCAGAGATGCCGGCGCAGGGGTAA
- a CDS encoding aldehyde dehydrogenase family protein, whose translation MIPEHPFWIGGKWRKSAEKVEVINPYNHQPIGVTYSASAEDVEMALASATHAFQEMRRMPAFRRGEILHQISEGLKARREEVARTMTLESGKPIADARNEVNRAVSTFQIASEEAKRIEGELLPLDLMPGSEGRVGITRRFPIGPIVGISPFNFPLNLVAHKIAPALAAGNTILLKPAPKTPLTALLLAEIIASVGVPDGAVSIFLCGNALAEKMVLDSRVKMLSFTGSAAVGWMLKEKANKKRVVLELGGNAGVIIHSDADLDYAAKRCAIGGFSYAGQVCISVQRIFVQEQIYSRFSSLFAEQVKGLQVGDPTDEKTAMGPMIDLKAAERAERWIQEAVSQGAKILTGGKRSGTLLEPTVLTETTPQMQVNCQEVFAPIVTMAPYRKLEEAIARINQSPYGLQAGLFVRDIKETFHAFEEIEVGGLIVNDVPTYRVDHMPYGGLKESGVGREGVRYAIEEMTDLKLMALNLK comes from the coding sequence ATGATTCCGGAACATCCGTTTTGGATCGGGGGGAAGTGGCGCAAATCGGCGGAGAAGGTCGAGGTTATCAATCCATACAATCATCAGCCGATCGGGGTGACGTATTCGGCCTCGGCGGAGGATGTGGAGATGGCCCTCGCTTCAGCGACGCATGCCTTTCAAGAAATGCGGCGGATGCCGGCCTTTCGCCGCGGGGAGATCCTCCATCAGATTTCGGAGGGGCTGAAGGCCCGTCGAGAAGAGGTCGCCCGGACGATGACGTTGGAGTCGGGGAAGCCGATCGCCGACGCCCGCAACGAGGTCAACCGCGCCGTCAGCACCTTTCAGATCGCCTCCGAGGAGGCGAAGCGAATCGAAGGGGAACTCCTTCCGCTCGATCTGATGCCGGGATCGGAAGGAAGGGTCGGCATCACACGGAGATTCCCAATCGGCCCGATCGTCGGTATCTCGCCCTTTAACTTTCCTCTCAATCTCGTCGCCCACAAAATCGCCCCGGCGCTCGCCGCGGGGAATACGATTCTGCTGAAGCCGGCCCCGAAGACGCCATTGACCGCGCTGCTCCTGGCGGAGATCATCGCGTCGGTGGGCGTTCCCGACGGGGCGGTCAGCATCTTTCTCTGCGGGAATGCGCTGGCCGAAAAGATGGTCCTCGATTCGCGGGTCAAGATGCTCAGCTTCACCGGGAGCGCCGCGGTCGGTTGGATGCTGAAAGAGAAGGCGAACAAGAAACGGGTGGTCCTGGAATTGGGGGGGAACGCCGGGGTCATTATCCACTCCGATGCCGATCTCGACTATGCCGCCAAACGCTGCGCGATCGGCGGATTCTCCTATGCCGGCCAGGTCTGCATTTCGGTCCAACGGATTTTTGTTCAGGAGCAGATCTACTCCCGCTTCTCGAGTCTTTTTGCAGAGCAGGTGAAGGGGTTGCAGGTCGGCGATCCGACCGACGAGAAGACGGCGATGGGGCCGATGATCGACCTCAAGGCGGCGGAGCGCGCCGAGCGCTGGATTCAGGAGGCGGTCTCGCAGGGGGCGAAGATCCTGACCGGCGGAAAACGATCGGGGACGTTGCTGGAGCCGACCGTGTTGACCGAAACGACGCCCCAGATGCAGGTGAACTGCCAGGAGGTCTTCGCGCCGATCGTGACGATGGCCCCCTACCGAAAGCTGGAAGAGGCGATTGCCCGGATCAATCAATCCCCCTATGGATTACAGGCCGGCCTCTTTGTGAGGGACATCAAAGAGACCTTCCATGCTTTCGAAGAGATCGAAGTGGGCGGCCTGATCGTCAACGACGTCCCCACCTACCGGGTCGATCACATGCCTTACGGCGGCCTCAAGGAGTCGGGGGTCGGCCGCGAAGGGGTTCGTTACGCCATCGAGGAGATGACCGACCTGAAGCTGATGGCCCTGAATCTTAAATGA
- the pyk gene encoding pyruvate kinase has translation MTTPRRAKIVCTLGPATRSEEMISRLIGAGADVIRLNFSHGLHEEHGAAIRHIRRIAEKKGKPVAILQDLQGPKVRVGALKEKSIQLKRGKLLTILPRPIPGTEEAISTTHPELHKKVRPGDAIMMNDGAIDLRVLRIEDEKIVCRVIGGGTLQAYKGINVPGRDLGFPSLTAKDRADLKFGLAHGVDFVALSMVRRVEDLLTIKRLILREKKDVPVIAKLEQAMAIDHLDEIMKVADGVMVARGDLGVEIPLEQVPLLQKEIIKKANDAQIPVITATQMLESMVERPRPTRAEASDVANAIIDGTDAVMLSAETAAGNYPVESVKTMARIIVAAERRAPVMDRRLQQGLSVARAVSSAACQLAWQMSAKAIVTSTLTGGAALRLSKYRPTNPILAFTPHPEIERRMSLYWGVTPRRMPLLKNTDDIFKEFVHAVTQSKEVKRGDLLVMVAKSPWVGSTINDLIKVHQIE, from the coding sequence GTGACAACGCCAAGACGCGCCAAAATTGTTTGCACCCTCGGGCCCGCGACCCGTTCCGAAGAAATGATTTCCCGCCTGATCGGCGCCGGGGCCGATGTGATCCGGCTGAACTTTTCTCACGGTCTTCATGAAGAGCATGGAGCGGCGATCCGGCACATTCGACGGATTGCGGAGAAGAAGGGGAAGCCGGTCGCCATCCTTCAAGACCTTCAGGGGCCGAAGGTTCGCGTCGGCGCCTTAAAAGAGAAGTCGATTCAACTCAAACGGGGGAAACTTCTGACGATCTTGCCGAGGCCGATCCCGGGAACGGAAGAAGCGATTTCCACGACCCATCCCGAGTTACACAAAAAGGTCCGGCCGGGCGATGCCATTATGATGAACGACGGAGCGATCGACCTTCGCGTCCTCCGGATCGAAGATGAAAAGATCGTCTGCCGTGTTATCGGCGGGGGAACGCTTCAGGCTTACAAGGGAATCAATGTGCCGGGCCGGGATTTGGGCTTCCCCTCTCTCACCGCCAAGGACCGCGCCGATCTCAAATTCGGTCTTGCGCATGGGGTCGACTTTGTCGCCCTCTCCATGGTCCGGCGGGTCGAGGATCTCCTGACGATCAAGCGGTTGATCCTGCGGGAGAAGAAAGATGTTCCGGTGATCGCCAAGCTGGAGCAGGCGATGGCGATCGATCATCTGGATGAAATTATGAAGGTGGCCGACGGCGTGATGGTGGCGCGCGGGGACTTGGGGGTGGAGATTCCGCTGGAGCAGGTGCCGCTGCTTCAAAAGGAGATCATCAAGAAGGCGAACGATGCGCAGATTCCGGTGATCACGGCGACGCAGATGTTGGAGTCGATGGTCGAGCGGCCCCGCCCGACCCGCGCCGAGGCCTCCGACGTCGCCAATGCGATCATCGACGGGACCGATGCGGTGATGCTCTCGGCGGAGACCGCGGCGGGGAACTATCCGGTGGAGTCGGTCAAGACGATGGCCAGGATCATCGTCGCCGCCGAAAGACGGGCGCCGGTGATGGACCGCCGTCTTCAGCAAGGACTCTCCGTGGCGCGGGCGGTCAGCTCCGCGGCCTGCCAACTCGCCTGGCAGATGAGCGCGAAGGCGATCGTCACCTCGACCCTCACCGGAGGGGCGGCCCTTCGACTTTCCAAATACCGGCCGACGAATCCGATCCTTGCTTTTACCCCCCATCCCGAGATCGAGCGCCGGATGAGCCTCTACTGGGGGGTCACGCCGCGTCGAATGCCGTTGCTGAAAAATACCGATGACATCTTCAAGGAGTTCGTCCACGCCGTCACCCAGAGCAAAGAGGTGAAGCGGGGAGATCTGCTGGTGATGGTCGCGAAGTCACCGTGGGTCGGCTCGACCATTAACGATTTAATCAAGGTCCATCAAATCGAATAA
- a CDS encoding cold-shock protein → MPKGRVKWFNASKGYGFITQEDGNDIFVHFTAIQGEGFKSLEEGQEVTFEVTTGAKGPQAANVSKA, encoded by the coding sequence ATGCCAAAAGGTCGTGTAAAGTGGTTCAACGCCAGCAAAGGTTACGGTTTCATCACCCAGGAAGATGGGAACGACATCTTCGTTCACTTCACTGCCATTCAGGGAGAGGGGTTCAAGTCTCTCGAAGAAGGACAGGAAGTGACATTTGAGGTCACTACTGGCGCGAAAGGACCACAGGCGGCGAACGTGTCAAAAGCCTAA
- a CDS encoding cyclic nucleotide-binding/CBS domain-containing protein: MVPVKMVMSKKILKVRRGTKVKKVAEMMRDKRVGSILVSDGNNSYAGIVTDADVVRRLVADGLDPETTPVEKVMTTPLLAIEADRSVVDANDIMDQEHIRHLGVIENGKIIGVLSVRDLLRHVYGGWGFV, encoded by the coding sequence ATGGTGCCGGTGAAGATGGTGATGTCAAAGAAGATTCTTAAGGTCCGACGGGGAACCAAGGTTAAAAAAGTGGCGGAGATGATGCGGGACAAGCGTGTCGGAAGCATTCTCGTCTCCGATGGGAACAACAGTTACGCCGGGATCGTCACCGATGCCGACGTGGTTCGACGCTTGGTGGCCGACGGTCTTGATCCGGAGACCACGCCGGTGGAGAAGGTGATGACCACCCCTCTTCTCGCGATCGAAGCCGACCGCTCGGTCGTCGACGCGAACGACATCATGGATCAAGAGCATATCCGCCATCTCGGCGTCATCGAGAACGGAAAAATCATCGGCGTCCTTTCGGTGAGAGATCTGCTGAGACACGTGTATGGCGGGTGGGGATTCGTTTAA
- a CDS encoding lipocalin-like domain-containing protein yields MNKTMRRGVLQYAPTIWILLLLFLAASDAAERQVAALSSRPFEAAAPGYRFSFPRDHGAHPNFKTEWWYFTGNLTAGGKGYGYELTFFRRGVDSPQTEKNPSRWAIRDLYFAHFALTDGDEKRFHHTDKISREAIGKAGAREDRLEVWIDRWRASQKSDETIHLQADAEEAAEGVRWKIDLLLAPGKPLVLHGTDGISRKGGEPGQASHYLSYTRLKTTGTLSIDGKMRSVSGLSWMDHEFSSSMLNKNQVGWDWFSIQLEDEREVMLYQIRTVEGGKDPFSGGTIIEPDGTARHLPADAFTLTPLRNWKSEKSGGEYPVAWRIEIPSERLTLESEPLLEDQELITSKSTRVAYWEGASRFQGTKEGRSIEGKGYIEMTGYAEPFNK; encoded by the coding sequence ATGAATAAAACGATGCGTAGGGGCGTATTGCAATACGCCCCTACAATCTGGATTCTCCTTCTTCTCTTCCTCGCCGCTTCCGATGCGGCGGAGCGGCAGGTGGCCGCTCTTTCTTCTAGGCCATTCGAGGCGGCCGCGCCAGGCTATCGCTTCTCCTTTCCGAGGGACCACGGCGCGCATCCGAATTTCAAAACGGAGTGGTGGTACTTCACCGGCAATCTCACGGCGGGCGGCAAGGGGTACGGCTATGAGCTGACCTTCTTTCGGCGCGGGGTCGATTCGCCTCAGACGGAGAAGAACCCCTCCCGGTGGGCCATCCGGGATCTCTACTTCGCCCACTTCGCGCTGACTGACGGCGATGAGAAACGGTTCCACCATACCGACAAGATCAGCCGGGAGGCAATCGGGAAAGCGGGCGCGCGGGAGGATCGATTGGAGGTTTGGATTGATCGGTGGCGGGCGAGCCAAAAATCGGACGAGACCATTCATCTTCAGGCGGATGCGGAAGAAGCGGCCGAGGGAGTACGCTGGAAGATCGATCTTCTCCTCGCCCCCGGCAAACCGCTCGTCCTCCATGGGACCGACGGGATCAGCCGGAAAGGGGGCGAGCCGGGACAGGCGTCGCACTATCTCTCCTACACCCGGTTGAAGACGACGGGAACCCTCTCGATCGATGGGAAGATGCGGTCGGTGTCGGGATTGAGTTGGATGGATCACGAATTCAGCAGCAGCATGCTGAATAAAAATCAGGTCGGATGGGACTGGTTCTCGATCCAGCTTGAAGATGAGCGAGAGGTGATGCTCTACCAAATTCGGACGGTCGAGGGGGGAAAAGATCCCTTCTCCGGCGGGACGATCATTGAGCCCGACGGAACGGCCCGGCACCTCCCCGCCGATGCATTCACCCTCACGCCGCTGCGGAATTGGAAGAGCGAAAAGAGCGGCGGGGAGTATCCGGTCGCCTGGCGGATCGAGATCCCCTCCGAAAGGCTGACCCTCGAATCGGAGCCGCTCCTGGAGGACCAAGAGCTGATCACGTCAAAAAGCACCCGCGTCGCCTACTGGGAAGGGGCCAGCCGCTTTCAGGGAACAAAGGAGGGGAGGTCGATCGAGGGGAAAGGTTATATCGAGATGACCGGCTACGCCGAGCCGTTCAATAAGTGA